CTCCCGGCACCTGAATTGTTTCCAGTTGAAGCGTTAAACGCAGCCTGTGAAGCTGTACTGAAAGAAGACGGGCCGGCCTCTCTTCAATACAGTACAACGGAAGGTTATATTCCCTTAAGAAACGCGATCATCAAGCGTATGAGTGCTATCGGCATTCAGGCTTCCCTGGAGCAGGTGATCATTACATCCGGTTCACAGCAGGCGATTGACCTGACAGGGAGACTGCTTCTAGATGAAGGAGATACTATTCTTTGTGAAAGCCCTACCTATCTGGCTGCGATCAACGCCTTTAAAGTGTATGATGCCAACTTTGTGGAAGTAGATATGGATGAAGACGGTATGATCATGGAAGCGTTGGAGAAGCAGCTGCAGCTGCATTCTAACGCTAAATTTATTTACACCATTCCTGATTTTCAAAACCCGACTGGCCGAACGATGAAACTCGAAAGACGAAAAAGAATGATTGAACTTGCTAATCAATACAATGTTCTCATCGTGGAAGACAATCCATATGGAGCGGTGCGTTTTTCCGGTGAACCTCTCCCTCCTGTCAAACATTTTGATACAGAAGGCAGAGTCATTTATTTAAGTACGTTTTCGAAAATCTTCACGCCGGGACTTCGGCTTGGCTGGATTTGTGCCGACGAAGTATTTATTGAAAAATACGTAGCGTTTAAGCAGACCGCTGACTTGCACTCTGACAGCTTTGCTCAGCGAATTACCGCAAAATACATGGAGCTCTATGATATAGAAGCTCATATTGAAAAAATTAAAACGGTATATAAAGAACGATGCACCACAATGCTTGACTGCATTGATCAATTTTTCCCTAAAAGTGTCTCTCACAGCAAGCCCGAAGGCGGATTGTTTATTTGGGTAGAGCTTCCGGATTCAGTTGATTCAAGTAAAATCTTTTTAGAATGTTTGAAAAATGATGTAGCATTTGTGCCAGGTATTCCTTTCTTTCCAAACAGCCAGCAAAAAAATACGCTGCGCTTAAATTACTCTAATATGCCGAAAGAGCGTATTATAGAAGGAATGAAGCGCTTGGGAGAAGTGCTTCAGCGAGAACTGCAGAAAGAGCCTGCGTCTTAAAAAGCTTTATAAACGCAGTATGTATACAAAAAAGCACTTAGACTTTTGTCTAAGTGCTTTTCTTTTTGTGTTTATTGATAAACAGGATACTTTTTAGGCTCCATTACAAATGCCTGTTCTACATCATATACTTCTTCTACATAAATCTGGTGCCAGATCATAAACACAAGAATCGTCCAGATTTTACGGCTGTTGTCTTTTTTATTGTCTACATGCTCCTGCAGAAGGCGCAGCGCTTCCTGCTTATTGAACAAGTAGTCGGTTCCGCTGACTTGAATTAAGTTCACAGACCAGTCGTATAACTCATCTTTCAGCCAGTGGCGGATTGGTACCGGGAAACCTAATTTTTTACGGTTTACAACATGATCCGGCACAATACCTTCAGCTGCTTTGCGCAGTACATACTTCGTTGTGTTATTTTTAATTTTTTGGTCTGTCGCAATGGATGACGCTACGTCAAACACTTTTCGGTCCAAAAACGGCACGCGCAGTTCAAGCGAGTGCGCCATCGTCATTTTATCGGCTTTCAGTAAAATATCTCCCCGAAGCCACGTATGAATGTCGATGTTTTGCATTTTTGTAACCGCATCATAGTCAGCTGACTGGCGATAAATAGGTGCGGTTATGTCCGTATAGCCCAGGTTCGGCTTGTACTGGGACAGCAGGGCTCTTTTTTCCGCTTCTTCAAACATTTTCGCATTTCCGATATACCGCTGTTCAAGCGGTGTCGCACCGCGCTCGATAAAGCTTTTTCCCCTGAAGCCGTCCGGCAGAATACCGCTCAGTGCTTTCAGTGCTCCTTTCACCGGGCCTGGAATCGATTGGAATACACGTAAAGATTCCGGCTCACGGTAAATATTATAGCCGCCGAACAGCTCGTCCGCCCCTTCCCCGGATAGAACTACTTTCACATGTTTCCTCGCTTCACGCGCTACGAAGTAAAGCGGAACGGCCGCCGGGTCTGCCAATGGATCGTCCATATGCCAGATGATCTTGGGAAGCTCCTGTACAAATTCCTCCGGCGAAATAATGTGGCTGATATTCTCTAAACCGAGCGCATCCGCTGTTTCTTTTGCTACATCTACTTCACTGAAGCCATTGCGTTCAAAGCCGACTGAAAAAGTTTTTAAATTCGGATTTACCTGCTTCGCCAGTGACACGATAAAGGAAGAGTCAATTCCACCTGATAAAAAGGAACCGACCGGCACATCACTTCGCATATGCACGTTGACAGAATCAATCAGCACATTGCGAATGTCTTTAATAATCTGGTCTTCCGTTGACTTAATCGGGCGGAAGGTCGGTTTCCAGTAAGATTGGATCTTCATAGCTTGTCCAGGTTTTTGCGTAAAGAAATGGCCAGGCTCAAGCTTTTTCACGTTTTCCGTCATCGTATCAGGTTCCGGAACATACTGGAAGCTTAAGTAATGCTGCAGAGACTTGGCATCTAATTCACCTTTTCGAGCCGACAAAATGCTTTTCTTTTCAGAGGCAAAGTACGTTTTTTCTCCCTGCTCAAGGTAGAAAAACGGCTTGATGCCAAAATGGTCGCGCGCTCCAAAGATCTGCTGTTCTACTTTGTCCCAGATCACAAAGCCAAACATTCCTCTTAGTCTCTTCACTGCTTCTTCCTTCATATCGCTATATAAAGCAATAATCACTTCTGTATCAGATTCCGTTGCAAACTCGTATCCTTTTTCCATTAATTCTTTCCGAAGTTCAACATGGTTGTAGATTTCTCCATTGAAAATAATCCAGTAACGGTCGTTTTCATACGAAAGCGGCTGGTGTCCACATTCAAGGTCGATGATACTCAGCCGTTTAAACCCAAACTGCACTTGATCTTCCATAAAGTAACCTTCATCATCTGGTCCTCTATGGGTAATCAAGGCATTCATTTTTTTAAAGTTTTCTGCCATTTCTTCTGTTTGTCTATATGGCCGTGCGTGCATACAACCCACAAATCCGCACATACATTACACCTTCTTAGATAAATTTAATAAAATATTGTTTCCAGCTTTATATACGACATCCCTTTGTAGAATCCCTTTTTTTGGATGAAGAAAAATTTGTATTAACTGTACTAATACAAATAATATAGTTAATTTCACCAAAAAGCAAAGATTTACCAGGGTCGATTATTATACCATGAAAAAGAACAAATTTGTATAATAACCTTTATCTACCTTTCCACCATTTCAGAGACTATAAACGGGGAAAAATGACACCGAACAAAGAATGACAAAAAGCCTGTTTTCCTTAGAAAACAAGCTTTTTCGACGGTTTTTTTCTTATTGTGACGAAGTTCTTATATATACTTGCCAAGCGATTCACTCGACCACTGATGAATGACATGCTGTTCTCTATGAAGAACTTTTTGCAGGTAGATCATCGTTGTGTGAATGTCTTCATGCCCGAGTGCTTTCATAATTGAAAAGATATCTGCTTTATTCAAGTGAGAAATAATCGCAAAACTATGCCTGAATACGTGAGCTGTTAATTTAATATGGCCGGAATGAACAAAAGGCAGGTCCACTTCTTTAATCACTCTTTTTAAATAATGGGCGAGTCCGTCTGGTTTAAATGCCCGTCCTGTACTTGTGACAAACAGCGGTTCCTCACTGCTGTTCGGAAAAGTAACAGGACGAAACCGCGCTTTTCGGTACTGAAGGATGCTCTCAAGCACTTTTTCTTTTAAAGGAATTTCCCGCCTCTTGCTTCCTTTTCCCGTGACAGACAAATAATGATGGCCCAAAATGCTGTCATACTGCACATCGGCCAGTGTCAGCCGGCATAATTCCTCATTCCGCATGCCGGTGCTGACCAGTACATGAATAAGGGCAAAAGCAATGTATTGCTTTCGCTCCTCAAAGTAATCCAGCAGCTGTATTACTTCACGCGGCCCTAAATCGCGGTTCGGCCGGTCTTCAGAACGGACCGAAACGGTCAGCAGTTCTTCATGGATCGGTTTTTGGATATAGCCGCTTTTAAATAAAAAGGAGAAAAAGCTTTTCCAAATAACCGTTTTTCTTTCAAGTGTGGCAGGTGAATAGCTTCCTCTTTTCTTTACATGCGGGCTGTCTTCCGCGACCCACTTTTGGTACCGGCGCAGGTGCCGTTTTTCTAAGCTCTTAAACAAGGAATCATCCACAATATCCAAATCTAAATGCATCACAGGCCCATTCTCAAGCATCTGTTTAATCATCATATGTAATTCTTTTTCATACTCCCGAATCGTACGTTTGGAACGATTCGCTTTTTTGTTTAAATTGGTTTCCCGGTATAAAAAGTAATGCAGCATATCCCGGTCGTTAAAATAGTAAAAGTCTGGCTTCCCTTCCCTCTCTGCCCGGTCTTTCTGATCAACCAGCGCAGAAATAGTTTCTTCCGTGTTCTCGGGAATTAGCGGACTACTTTCATTATGTATGATTAATTTGTCCATATATATCTCCTGATTATCTATAAATTTATTTTTAATCAACATATATTTTTATTATAAAATAAATTAGTTTATTTTTGTATAATTAAAAATTAAACAATCAATAATTGATTTCTTCTAAATTTAAAATAAACTATCTTATATCAAAAAATATAGC
The genomic region above belongs to Domibacillus sp. DTU_2020_1001157_1_SI_ALB_TIR_016 and contains:
- the asnB gene encoding asparagine synthase (glutamine-hydrolyzing), which translates into the protein MCGFVGCMHARPYRQTEEMAENFKKMNALITHRGPDDEGYFMEDQVQFGFKRLSIIDLECGHQPLSYENDRYWIIFNGEIYNHVELRKELMEKGYEFATESDTEVIIALYSDMKEEAVKRLRGMFGFVIWDKVEQQIFGARDHFGIKPFFYLEQGEKTYFASEKKSILSARKGELDAKSLQHYLSFQYVPEPDTMTENVKKLEPGHFFTQKPGQAMKIQSYWKPTFRPIKSTEDQIIKDIRNVLIDSVNVHMRSDVPVGSFLSGGIDSSFIVSLAKQVNPNLKTFSVGFERNGFSEVDVAKETADALGLENISHIISPEEFVQELPKIIWHMDDPLADPAAVPLYFVAREARKHVKVVLSGEGADELFGGYNIYREPESLRVFQSIPGPVKGALKALSGILPDGFRGKSFIERGATPLEQRYIGNAKMFEEAEKRALLSQYKPNLGYTDITAPIYRQSADYDAVTKMQNIDIHTWLRGDILLKADKMTMAHSLELRVPFLDRKVFDVASSIATDQKIKNNTTKYVLRKAAEGIVPDHVVNRKKLGFPVPIRHWLKDELYDWSVNLIQVSGTDYLFNKQEALRLLQEHVDNKKDNSRKIWTILVFMIWHQIYVEEVYDVEQAFVMEPKKYPVYQ
- a CDS encoding PLP-dependent aminotransferase family protein — its product is MESKFAKRASRVKSSETREILKVTERPEVISFAGGLPAPELFPVEALNAACEAVLKEDGPASLQYSTTEGYIPLRNAIIKRMSAIGIQASLEQVIITSGSQQAIDLTGRLLLDEGDTILCESPTYLAAINAFKVYDANFVEVDMDEDGMIMEALEKQLQLHSNAKFIYTIPDFQNPTGRTMKLERRKRMIELANQYNVLIVEDNPYGAVRFSGEPLPPVKHFDTEGRVIYLSTFSKIFTPGLRLGWICADEVFIEKYVAFKQTADLHSDSFAQRITAKYMELYDIEAHIEKIKTVYKERCTTMLDCIDQFFPKSVSHSKPEGGLFIWVELPDSVDSSKIFLECLKNDVAFVPGIPFFPNSQQKNTLRLNYSNMPKERIIEGMKRLGEVLQRELQKEPAS
- a CDS encoding tyrosine-type recombinase/integrase, which codes for MDKLIIHNESSPLIPENTEETISALVDQKDRAEREGKPDFYYFNDRDMLHYFLYRETNLNKKANRSKRTIREYEKELHMMIKQMLENGPVMHLDLDIVDDSLFKSLEKRHLRRYQKWVAEDSPHVKKRGSYSPATLERKTVIWKSFFSFLFKSGYIQKPIHEELLTVSVRSEDRPNRDLGPREVIQLLDYFEERKQYIAFALIHVLVSTGMRNEELCRLTLADVQYDSILGHHYLSVTGKGSKRREIPLKEKVLESILQYRKARFRPVTFPNSSEEPLFVTSTGRAFKPDGLAHYLKRVIKEVDLPFVHSGHIKLTAHVFRHSFAIISHLNKADIFSIMKALGHEDIHTTMIYLQKVLHREQHVIHQWSSESLGKYI